The Temnothorax longispinosus isolate EJ_2023e chromosome 4, Tlon_JGU_v1, whole genome shotgun sequence genome has a window encoding:
- the LOC139811573 gene encoding uncharacterized protein — MKINKRTIKQAWENPMTYPRQRRCPKTLSDKCIIWIVIHLHLELRKISFEIDSIFGTQMTFKMAYYFGMIAISLREILYAILINNYVKSRIISVVVYFLWFSHNVFKFLLINYMCETVSTKASATADLLNRLSYSTCDVEIREIISQFSLQRVHAPLRFCGIGFFQFGFRFLHKFITSIATVLVIIIQAQANK, encoded by the exons atgaaaattaataaacggaCAATAAAACAGGCTTGGGAAAATCCTATGACATATCCGCGCCAACGCAGATGTCCGAAAACACTAAGCGACAAGTGCATAATATGGATCGTTAT ACATCTGCATTTGGAGCTGCGCAAGATATCCTTTGAAATTGACTCAATATTTGGAACGCAAATGACTTTTAAAATGGCATACTATTTTGGCATGATAGCGATTAGCTTGCGCGAAATTCTCTACGCAATTCTGATCAACAATTATGTGAAATCTAGGATAATATCTGTTGTTGTGTACTTTCTTTGGTTCTCTCATAATGTTTTCAAGTTCCTGCTCATTAATTATATGTGCGAAACAGTCTCTACCaag GCAAGTGCAACAgcagatttattaaatagattatCGTATTCCACTTGTGACGTTGAAATTCGTGAAATC ATTTCACAATTTTCATTGCAAAGAGTTCATGCACCACTTAGATTTTGCGGAATCGGATTTTTTCAATTTGGCTTCAGATTTCTTCACAAG TTTATAACGTCTATTGCGACCGTCttagttataataatacaagcacaagcaaataaataa
- the LOC139811574 gene encoding uncharacterized protein gives MTLKMVYYFGWIAIDLRETLYAILISNYVKLRIMTVIMHFIWFLINVFKFLLINYMCETVSTKASATADLLNRLSYFTCDVEIREIISQFSLQGVHAPLRFCGIGFFQFGYKFLHRFITSIATVSVIIIQAQANK, from the exons ATGACTCTTAAAATGGTATATTATTTTGGTTGGATAGCGATTGACTTGCGCGAAACTCTCTATGCAATCCTTATAAGCAATTATGTAAAGTTGAGAATAATGACCGTCATTATGCACTTTATCTGGTTTCTTATTAATGTTTTCAAATTCTTGCTCATTAATTATATGTGCGAAACAGTCTCCACCAag GCAAGTGCAACAGCAGATTTATTAAACAGATTATCGTATTTCACTTGTGACGTTGAAATTCGTGAAATT aTTTCACAATTTTCATTACAAGGAGTTCATGCACCACTTAGATTTTGCGGAATCGGATTTTTCCAATTTGGCTACAAATTTCTTCATAGG tttataACGTCTATCGCGACCGTTtcagttataataatacaagcacaagcaaataaataa
- the LOC139811571 gene encoding uncharacterized protein — protein sequence MCAMTKSIRTILTPFLIISYVFGLRIVNLSKYSRLWFSVLYMLLLWSVYCILSTSALISSFNELYPIEDSIFYWLESYTTLLSIVFGIYHEKKFQNCLRKLDIVDSTLFKLGTVTDYNKLRKKTVRLVLGWFMIVILTIYSVALSIKNEYNRDNATSIFYVLIRDYCFHINFIGDLTTASILEYIGLKFDQINEHLQNLTRNNKRKIKQAWQKSRTHQYQRRFSKTLNRKCIIWIITHLHLELRKISSEIDSIFGTQMTFKMACYFGWIVVDLREILNGILINNYVKYWITWVIIYFIWFSHNVSKFLLINYMCETVSTKASATADLLNRLSYFTRDNEIREIISQFSLRIVYAPLRFYGIGFFQFGFKFLHRFVMSIATLLVIIIQAQGNK from the exons ATGTGTGCAATGACCAAAAGCATTCGAACGATTTTGACGCCATTTCTAATAATCAGTTACGTGTTTGGTTTaagaattgttaatttatctaaatattcaAGATTATGGTTTAGTGTTTTATACATGCTGTTACTTTGGTCAGTTTACTGTATCCTCTCAACATCTGCATTGATATCTTCTTTTAATGAGCTTTATCCCATCGAGGACAGCATTTTTTATTGGCTAGAATCATATACGACCTTATTGTCAATCGTGTTTGGGATATACCATGAGAAG AAATTCCAAAACTGTTTGAGAAAACTCGATATTGTAGACAGTACATTATTTAAGCTAGGAACAGTGACAGATTATAACAAACTACGTAAGAAAACAGTACGGCTTGTCTTAGGATGGTTCATGATAGTTATATTAACGATATACAGTGTAgcattatctataaaaaatgaatataatcgTGATAACGCAACATCCATATTCTACGTGTTGATACGAGACTACTGCTTTCACATCAACTTCATCGGCGACTTGACTACGGCAAGTATTCTCGA ataCATAGGATTAAAGTTTGATCAAATCAATGAGCATCTTCAAAACTTgacgagaaataataaacgcAAAATAAAACAGGCTTGGCAAAAATCTAGAACGCATCAGTATCAACGCAGATTTTCAAAAACACTAAACAGGAAGTGCATAATATGGATCATTAC ACATCTTCATTTGGAGTTACGTAAAATATCCAGTGAAATAGACTCAATATTTGGAACGCAAATGACTTTTAAAATGGCATGCTATTTTGGTTGGATAGTAGTTGACTTGCGCGAAATTCTCAACGGAAttcttataaacaattatgtgaaatattgGATAACATGGGTTATCATATACTTTATCTGGTTTTCTCATAATGTTTCCAAATTCTTGCTCATTAATTATATGTGCGAAACAGTCTCCACAAAG gcAAGTGCAACAgcagatttattaaatagattatCATATTTCACTCGTGACAATGAAATTCGTGAAATT aTTTCACAATTTTCCTTACGAATAGTTTATGCACCACTTAGATTCTATGGAATTGGGTTTTTCCAATTTGGCTTCAAATTTCTTCACAGG TTTGTGATGTCTATTGCGACCCTCttagttattataatacaagCACAaggaaataagtaa